One genomic segment of Vagococcus intermedius includes these proteins:
- a CDS encoding GNAT family N-acetyltransferase, which translates to MITIKHTNELTPQELVTIFKERVAVFIVEQNCPYQEVDEVDYDTLHVCAYEENQLVVYTRILEKGERISFGRVLVTEAGRGKGLGKEIVKATIDEIKKRYPGRDIEISGQTYLLEFYQRFGFELISETYLEDDIPHNDMLLKLS; encoded by the coding sequence ATGATTACGATTAAACATACTAACGAGTTAACACCTCAAGAGCTAGTGACAATTTTTAAAGAGAGAGTGGCGGTTTTTATTGTTGAACAAAACTGTCCCTATCAAGAAGTTGATGAGGTAGATTATGACACGTTACATGTCTGTGCTTATGAAGAGAACCAGTTAGTGGTTTATACACGGATCTTAGAAAAAGGCGAACGCATTAGTTTTGGACGTGTTTTGGTGACAGAAGCAGGACGTGGTAAAGGTCTCGGGAAAGAAATTGTCAAAGCAACGATTGATGAGATCAAAAAACGCTACCCGGGTCGTGATATTGAAATCTCAGGACAAACCTATCTGCTTGAATTTTATCAACGTTTTGGTTTTGAATTAATCTCAGAGACATATCTTGAAGATGACATTCCCCACAATGATATGCTATTAAAATTAAGTTAA
- the cls gene encoding cardiolipin synthase, which yields MKILKLLTHRVTLVVLLLALQLVLLFGSVWYFKDDFVYFYIVYIIVSIMAALHIINGRSNPAYKIAWLIPVMVLPIFGTIIYLIFGRLRIRKKYQEKAKLVLQKERNAIAQTMPNLLPEDQNPDAIFQSTYIKNNGGMPMFQNTESKYLPLGEDVFASMLEELEKAEKYIFMEYFIIEEGKMWDTLLEVLARKAKEGIDVRLMYDDFGCLFTLPDGYYKKIEKMGIKCSVFNPFVPVLSSIFNNRDHRKITSIDGKVAFTGGINLADEYINEVERFGHWKDTGIVMRGDAAWGFTLMFLTLWDFQRTEERDYADYYPSFKADEKIESVGYYQPYTDMPFDNEALGENIYLNLINRAKDYVYITTPYLIIDNLLMEALCTAAKGGIDVRLQTPKIGDKWYAHALTRSNYEQLLEAGVRIFEYTPGFIHSKTFVVDDQYATVGTVNMDYRSLFLHVECGVWMYQTTAVAEVYQDFVEVEKICDEITLEKARDINWLTHLGRAVLNVFAPLM from the coding sequence ATGAAAATCTTGAAACTGCTAACGCATCGTGTGACTTTAGTAGTCTTACTTTTAGCACTACAACTTGTGCTATTATTTGGGTCTGTTTGGTATTTTAAAGATGACTTTGTTTATTTCTACATCGTCTATATTATTGTGTCCATCATGGCTGCCCTACATATCATCAATGGTCGGAGCAATCCTGCCTACAAAATCGCCTGGTTGATTCCGGTCATGGTCTTGCCCATCTTTGGTACGATTATTTATTTGATTTTTGGCCGCTTACGTATTCGTAAGAAATATCAAGAAAAAGCAAAATTAGTCTTACAAAAAGAACGAAATGCCATTGCTCAAACCATGCCTAACTTATTACCTGAGGATCAAAATCCTGACGCTATTTTTCAATCCACTTATATTAAAAATAACGGCGGCATGCCCATGTTTCAAAATACTGAAAGCAAGTATCTTCCTTTAGGAGAAGATGTCTTTGCCTCAATGTTAGAAGAACTTGAGAAAGCCGAAAAATATATCTTTATGGAATACTTCATTATTGAAGAAGGTAAAATGTGGGATACCTTACTTGAAGTTTTAGCTCGTAAAGCTAAAGAAGGCATTGATGTTAGGTTGATGTACGATGATTTTGGGTGTCTGTTTACTTTACCAGATGGGTATTACAAAAAAATTGAAAAGATGGGGATCAAATGTAGCGTCTTTAATCCTTTTGTTCCTGTCTTGTCCTCAATCTTTAACAACCGTGATCACCGCAAGATCACCTCAATCGATGGGAAAGTTGCTTTTACTGGTGGGATTAATCTTGCCGATGAGTACATCAATGAAGTTGAACGTTTTGGTCATTGGAAAGACACTGGGATCGTCATGCGTGGTGATGCTGCCTGGGGCTTTACCTTGATGTTTTTAACACTTTGGGATTTCCAACGAACAGAAGAACGAGACTATGCTGATTATTATCCAAGCTTTAAAGCAGACGAAAAAATAGAGTCAGTCGGTTACTACCAACCTTACACTGATATGCCTTTTGACAATGAAGCTTTAGGTGAAAATATTTACTTAAATCTAATCAACAGAGCGAAAGACTATGTTTACATTACGACGCCCTACTTGATTATTGACAACTTGTTGATGGAAGCTTTGTGTACTGCTGCTAAAGGTGGGATTGACGTACGCTTGCAGACCCCAAAAATCGGGGACAAGTGGTATGCCCATGCGTTAACTCGTTCAAATTATGAGCAACTCCTAGAAGCAGGCGTTCGGATTTTTGAATACACACCTGGCTTTATTCATTCCAAAACCTTTGTCGTCGATGACCAATATGCAACTGTTGGCACGGTCAATATGGACTATCGCAGTCTCTTCTTACACGTTGAATGTGGAGTCTGGATGTACCAAACGACTGCCGTAGCAGAAGTTTATCAAGACTTTGTGGAAGTTGAAAAAATTTGTGATGAAATCACGCTTGAAAAAGCGCGAGATATTAATTGGCTGACTCACTTAGGTCGCGCCGTCTTAAATGTCTTTGCTCCGTTAATGTAG
- a CDS encoding class I SAM-dependent methyltransferase: MQKSVFDTLANRYDTPERQTLAGIISSHLKPHLVGTPVGKLLDYGAGTGLVSLPLANLTNFLLLVDASQEMLTLADHKIKQLGLGQTQTLVADFTKTSPNVHADVILVSLVLLHIPETENILQAFYDCLNPGGRLMIVDFDNNPNVSHPLIHSGFNQEVLQQQLKNVGFQQINSATFHQGTALFMKQDASLFLATAYK, translated from the coding sequence ATGCAAAAAAGCGTCTTTGATACGCTAGCTAATCGTTATGATACACCAGAACGTCAAACTTTAGCTGGAATCATCAGCTCACACTTAAAACCCCATTTAGTTGGAACACCTGTTGGAAAATTGCTCGATTATGGAGCTGGGACAGGTCTTGTCAGCTTGCCTTTAGCCAATTTAACCAACTTTTTGCTCTTAGTTGATGCCTCTCAAGAAATGTTAACCCTAGCTGATCATAAAATTAAACAACTTGGATTAGGACAAACCCAAACCCTAGTGGCTGATTTTACCAAAACGTCACCAAATGTCCATGCTGACGTCATCTTAGTTTCACTTGTACTGTTACATATTCCAGAAACCGAAAATATACTACAAGCTTTTTACGACTGTTTAAACCCAGGCGGTCGCTTGATGATTGTTGATTTTGATAACAATCCCAACGTTAGCCATCCCTTGATTCATAGTGGTTTTAATCAAGAAGTCTTGCAACAACAATTAAAAAACGTTGGCTTTCAACAGATTAACAGTGCCACTTTCCATCAAGGAACTGCCCTTTTTATGAAGCAAGATGCTTCTTTATTTTTAGCGACTGCTTACAAATAA
- the mnmA gene encoding tRNA 2-thiouridine(34) synthase MnmA, with amino-acid sequence MTDNSKIRVVVGMSGGVDSSVTALLLKEQGYDVVGIFMKNWDDTDDKGVCTATEDYKDVAKVANQIGIPYYSVNFEKEYWDRVFQYFLDEYKRGRTPNPDVMCNKEIKFKAFLDYAMELGADYVATGHYAQVSRDETGRAHMLRGVDNNKDQTYFLSQLSQEQLAKTMFPLGHLEKPVVRELAEKAGLATAKKKDSTGVCFIGEKNFKEFLGKYLPAKPGNMVTEDGEVKGQHAGLMYYTIGQRQGLGIGGGGKTQEPWFAIGKDLKTNTLYVGQGFHHPLLYATHLDASEMHFTYEDDTRPLEFKCTAKFRYRQTDTGVTVRFDEEDRTKATVIFDEPVRAITPGQAVVLYDGDECLGGGTIDKAFYNDEERQYV; translated from the coding sequence ATGACAGATAACAGTAAAATTAGAGTAGTAGTTGGCATGAGTGGCGGCGTAGATTCGTCTGTGACAGCCCTATTATTAAAAGAGCAAGGCTATGATGTAGTGGGAATCTTTATGAAAAATTGGGACGACACAGATGACAAAGGTGTCTGTACTGCCACTGAAGATTATAAAGATGTCGCCAAAGTAGCTAATCAAATTGGTATTCCTTATTATTCAGTAAACTTTGAAAAAGAGTATTGGGATCGTGTATTCCAGTATTTCTTAGATGAATATAAACGTGGACGCACGCCCAATCCTGACGTGATGTGTAACAAAGAAATTAAATTTAAAGCCTTTTTAGACTACGCTATGGAATTAGGGGCAGATTATGTCGCAACAGGACACTATGCCCAAGTGAGTCGTGATGAAACTGGGCGTGCCCATATGTTACGTGGGGTTGATAATAATAAAGACCAAACGTATTTTTTAAGTCAATTGTCTCAAGAACAATTAGCTAAAACAATGTTCCCTCTAGGGCATTTAGAAAAACCAGTCGTGCGTGAGTTAGCAGAAAAAGCAGGACTAGCTACTGCAAAGAAAAAAGACTCAACAGGGGTTTGTTTTATTGGTGAGAAAAATTTCAAAGAGTTCTTAGGCAAATACTTACCTGCCAAACCTGGCAATATGGTCACAGAAGATGGTGAAGTCAAAGGGCAACATGCTGGGTTGATGTATTATACAATTGGTCAACGCCAAGGGCTAGGAATCGGCGGTGGTGGCAAAACCCAAGAGCCGTGGTTTGCAATTGGCAAAGACTTAAAAACAAATACCTTGTATGTGGGTCAAGGCTTCCATCACCCCTTACTGTATGCGACACATTTAGATGCAAGTGAGATGCACTTTACGTATGAGGATGACACACGGCCTTTAGAATTCAAATGTACGGCTAAATTCCGTTATCGTCAAACGGATACTGGGGTAACCGTTCGATTTGATGAGGAGGATCGCACCAAAGCAACAGTTATTTTTGATGAACCAGTTCGTGCGATAACGCCTGGTCAAGCTGTTGTCTTGTACGATGGTGACGAATGTCTAGGTGGCGGAACAATCGACAAAGCTTTTTACAATGATGAAGAACGTCAATATGTTTAA
- a CDS encoding PhzF family phenazine biosynthesis protein, whose protein sequence is MNKNYCWVAQIDVFTKTPGKGNSAGVVLEADKLTSQEMQAIAFKAGFSETVFVQKSQVADVTLRYFMPEKETPLCGHGTIGAIWYYLESRPVDQLLTIETKAGILEVTYESASGTVSMRQQEAKFIPYDGESERLCQQLGIEVADLLPGKPIVYGYTGVWTLLVPVKEPKILAQMVADNQQFPKLLPAYPEASIHPFAPSHKSDLRYEARHFSGVKAGVLEDAVTGTASGVIGAYDLHYCSTRSFKERFTIGQGHALDRFGKVEVSAWYQGVAIQVAIKGTACEARQFSLSF, encoded by the coding sequence ATGAATAAAAATTATTGTTGGGTTGCTCAGATTGATGTCTTCACTAAAACCCCAGGAAAAGGGAATAGTGCAGGTGTCGTTTTAGAGGCAGACAAGCTGACATCACAAGAGATGCAGGCTATTGCCTTTAAAGCAGGTTTTAGTGAAACGGTCTTTGTCCAAAAAAGCCAGGTAGCAGATGTGACATTACGCTACTTTATGCCTGAAAAAGAGACCCCACTCTGTGGTCATGGCACTATTGGGGCTATTTGGTATTATTTAGAATCGCGCCCAGTTGATCAACTCTTGACAATCGAAACAAAGGCTGGCATCTTAGAGGTGACGTATGAAAGTGCTAGTGGTACGGTCTCAATGCGTCAGCAAGAAGCAAAGTTTATTCCTTATGACGGCGAGAGCGAGCGTTTGTGCCAGCAGCTAGGTATAGAGGTGGCAGATCTTTTGCCAGGTAAACCGATTGTTTATGGTTATACAGGTGTCTGGACCTTGTTAGTCCCAGTCAAAGAACCAAAAATATTGGCTCAGATGGTAGCAGACAATCAGCAATTTCCTAAACTCTTACCCGCTTATCCCGAAGCCTCGATTCATCCCTTTGCGCCTAGTCACAAATCAGACTTACGTTATGAAGCTCGCCATTTTTCTGGAGTAAAAGCAGGCGTTTTAGAAGATGCGGTGACCGGAACAGCCTCAGGAGTGATAGGTGCCTATGATTTACATTATTGCTCCACCCGTAGTTTTAAGGAAAGGTTTACGATTGGTCAAGGGCATGCGCTAGATCGGTTTGGTAAGGTCGAGGTGAGTGCATGGTATCAAGGCGTAGCGATCCAAGTTGCTATTAAGGGAACTGCCTGTGAGGCACGCCAGTTTTCTTTAAGTTTCTAA
- a CDS encoding DUF1831 domain-containing protein, with the protein MAFAEQATVEGCPVTYKLGENTKKYTLRDNGFMETNSGNFQLIRPLDATPQSKQGFKLKITVSQDVSQLKMSVTTANGMKAMNIFKSDNHKMNQEKFYFLMDGMIDRGCFEKVEA; encoded by the coding sequence ATGGCATTTGCAGAGCAAGCAACAGTTGAAGGGTGTCCAGTTACTTATAAATTAGGTGAAAACACTAAAAAATATACCTTACGCGACAATGGGTTTATGGAAACTAATTCAGGAAATTTCCAATTAATCCGTCCGCTGGATGCAACACCCCAGAGTAAACAAGGTTTCAAGTTGAAAATTACGGTATCTCAAGATGTTTCACAATTAAAAATGTCTGTTACAACGGCAAATGGGATGAAAGCCATGAATATTTTTAAAAGTGACAATCATAAAATGAACCAAGAGAAATTTTATTTCTTAATGGATGGTATGATTGACCGTGGTTGCTTTGAAAAAGTTGAGGCTTAA